In one Siniperca chuatsi isolate FFG_IHB_CAS linkage group LG14, ASM2008510v1, whole genome shotgun sequence genomic region, the following are encoded:
- the fryb gene encoding protein furry homolog isoform X11 produces MAPVNVDPESKPGEFVLKSLFANFTLLSERKIRIIMAEPLEKPLNKSLQRGEDPQFDQLISSMSSLAEYCLPSILRTLFDWYKRQNGLEDESHEYRPRANTKSKNDEQQKDYLLERRDLAIDFIFSLVLIEVLKQIPLHPLLDGLIQEVINLTFKHFKYKEGYLGPNTGNMHIVADLYAEVVGVVAQSRFPAVRKKFISELKELRQKEQSPYVIQSTISLIMGLKFFRIKMYPVEDFEASFQFMQECAQYFLEVKDKDIKHSLAGLFVEILVPVAATVKNEVNVPCLRNFVESLYDTTLDLSSRKKHSLALYPLVTCLLCVSQKQFFLSRWHIFLNNCLSNLKNKDPKMARVALESLYRLLWVYMIRIKCESNTGTQSRLTSITSTLFPKGSRSVVPRDMPLNIFVKIIQFIAQERLDFAMKEIIFDLLSVGKPAKAFSLNPERMNIGLRAFLVIADALQQKDGEPPMPNTGATLPSGNSLKKKKTYLSKTLTEEEAKLIGMSLYYSQVRKALDNILRHLDKEVGRCMMLTSVQMLNKEPEDMITGERKPKIDLFRTCVAAIPRILPDAMSKPELIDLLSRLTVHMDDELRLISQNSLQSLLLDFSDWREDVLFGYTHFLLREVQDTHQGLQDASVKLLLQLLTQWRLALQLQGKTRGGVESSPRLPERSPHCSVLHAVEGLALLLLCSCQISTRKLAVGVLREIRCLFTALGHAEDDDKPMIEVMDQLSPAVMDSFVHVAVSDSSTLPLSHHVDLQWLVEWTARLVSSSYDVKSPSHVWIFAQCVKDPWVLCLHIFLRQEHLPKHCPIALGYAWPYAFTRLQLLLPLVDPNSPVNAKKTSTAGSSDNYISLWRNYLILCLGVAKPSIMSPGHLRASTPEITATTPDGSVSYDNKVIGTPSVAWLLKQLVPLMRAESLEITESLVLGFGCTNALVFRELVEELHPLMKEALERRPENKKRRERRDLLRLQLLRIFELLANAGVISDSTNGALERDSLALGALFLEYVDLTRMLLEAENEKELDVLKDIRAHFSGMVANLIQCVPVHHRRFLFPQQSLRHHLFILFSQWAGPFSVMFTPLDRYSDRNHQITRYQYCALKAMSAVLCCGPVFDNVGLSTDGYLYKWLDNILACHDIRVHRLGCEVVILLLELNPDQINLFNWAVDRCFTGSYQLASGCFKAIATVCGNRNYPCDLVTLLNLVLFKASDTSREIYEISMQLMQVLESKLCAYSKRMVEQKPGNILYGTHGPLPPLYSVNLSQLSIQLASMYPELTLPLFSEVSQRFSTTHPNGRQIMLSYLLPWLSNIELVDTGLLPPASSPCTPEEEPHGQGQGMGLSPSLRGNGWGSLQATSLVLNNLMFMTAKYGDEVPGPEIENAWNALVSNERWSNNLRITLQFLISLCGVSSDTTLLPYIKKVVIYLCRNNTIQTMEELLFELQQTDPVNPVVLHCDNPPFYRFAASNKASTSQTGTTSSSNTVVAGQENLPDTDENKLVRESEERRARAHNRLESRYSNSSGGSYEDEKTDPLPPYAGWLLGVLETNHPQPLPMPVNGGCWAPLVDYLPETITPRGPLHRCNIAVIFMTEMVVDHSVREDWALHLPLLLHALFLGLDHYRPEVYEHSKRLLLHLLIALSCNNNFQVIASVLMLTREISDNKTLTIKSSYHTEYQQSLYNHVPLDAPDFLREWQTSPVVDSGLSSTSNSSSASLGGGSTAGSVGNLPLVTPDDLEDLEDTPNETDEKTNKLIEFLSTSAWSTVLLLLRAFGPLWVHEDITPKNPNSKSTEQLSNFLRHVVSVFKESKSDFHLEHQLSDVALQTALCSSSRHYAGRSFQIFRALKQPINNHAVSDLVSRLVEVVGEHGDEVQGYVMEVLLTLESVVVNLAECLKNSDLMAALTRTSSPDFVTSDKLMNRKSTGQLNFPGPGFVGLSSQRHQRSYSVPKKFGECGHQSSDPPRSATLDRIQACNSHGLARTGRTPGSCTSSTNRIDPSVLSDPAHVSHPSSILATVFWVAVSLMESDFEFEYQMSLRLVHKLLSKVPLDRAENRERLEKLQAQLRWSGFSGIQQLLLKGFTSQATSDLTLQLFCQLTPVSRVPVVDSSQSIGFPLNVLCLLPHLVQHFGHPTQFCKESAERIAQVCLEEKHTKLSHLAHVMTLYKTRSYTRDPFSWVSVVCRYLHEAFSDITLNMVTYMAELLDKGLPSMQQSLLQIIYCLLSHMDLTAVQVKQFNADVTKTIEKFVQTVHWKDALNILKLVVSRSASLVHPVYGHTQGDLSNLEVSRVWDGSAKALPGKTLDFTFDISETPVIGRRFDELQGSGGREGKARAMAVTRSTSSTSSGSNSNTILVPVSWRRPQSSQKRTREKLVNVLSLCGQEVGLTKNPSVIFSSCGDLDMMEVRESGVSSEEGGTREDTLDDTASEQQFRVFRDFDFLDVELEDGEELQGETVDNFNWGVRRRSLDSTELGDLLEESQHSGSTPSLGHEDPHDSDESSEEEESSTSQSLSHSQLTNPSPSEETNHTDSLSTSYDTSADPQSFNATTPGQGALHDDHSGLHGRLCGDDEDTQAQDDDLSLSVNELPHGSDCGESFTLELPGQPQDQLCNLDHSLNPDYCQPPLDFLDPNCLPSLRDDVDDLEDLGFPPPPSPFFSAILAAFQPTVCDDAEEAWRCHINQLVTDSDGSCAVHTFQVFSSLFKNIQGKFCLLTTDVATYLGEGLRGIGSKFLRSSQMLTTCSDCPTIYIDADTIMSYGLLEKMKFSALELQEYLDTYNTREDAAVSWLRNCKDTFPRCPGDSVVTCQPGDSEEKQMESLAQLELCQRLYKLHFQLLLLFQSYCSLIGQVHAISSVPELLNMSRELTDLKTSLQAAEAAVASDLEHKHLAHTHAHATQVAAMVVPSFPTSEAAVQAILECLKNHEFTKAVRYIQECRRQWPSGVFGGSSESEVQTLLNVYFRHQTLGQTGTIALLGSRQDLSLICSKLLELNGEIRDMIRRAQGYRVVTTYLPDSSASGTSL; encoded by the exons GTTCCCAGCAGTGAGGAAGAAGTTCATCTCCGAGCTGAAGGAGCTGAGGCAGAAGGAGCAGAGCCCCTACGTCATCCAGTCCACCATCAGCCTCATCATGGGACTCAAGTTCTTCCGCATCAAAATGTACCCAGTGGAAGACTTTGAAGCCTCCTTCCAGTTCATGCAG GAGTGTGCACAGTATTTCTTGGAAGTGAAGGATAAAGACATTAAACACTCATTAGCTGGACTCTTTGTGGAGATACTTGTACCTGTAGCTGCT ACTGTGAAGAATGAGGTGAACGTGCCGTGTCTACGAAATTTCGTAGAGAGTTTGTACGATACCACACTGGACCTATCCTCTAGGAAGAAACACTCTCTG GCCCTGTATCCGCTGGTGACCTGCCTGCTGTGTGTCAGTCAGAAGCAGTTCTTCCTAAGCCGCTGGCACATTTTCCTCAACAACTGCCTCTCAAACCTCAAG AATAAAGACCCCAAGATGGCACGTGTGGCTCTAGAATCACTCTACCGCCTGCTATGGGTTTACATGATCCGAATAAAGTGCGAGAGCAACACTGGAACGCAGAG TCGTCTGACGTCCATCACCTCCACTCTGTTCCCCAAAGGGAGTCGTAGCGTTGTGCCCAGAGACATGCCCCTTAATATTTTCGTCAAGATCATCCAGTTCATTGCACAG GAGAGACTGGATTTCGCCATGAAGGAGATCATATTTGACCTGCTGAGCGTTGGGAAACCTGCCAAAGCCTTCAGTCTCAACCCAGAG CGTATGAACATAGGTCTACGGGCGTTCCTGGTGATAGCAGATGCTCTGCAACAGAAGGACGGAGAACCTCCAATGCCCAACACAGGAGCCACTCTGCCCTCTGGAAACtctctgaagaagaagaaaacttaTCTCAGCAAGACGCTTACTGAAGAGGAAGCCAAACTAATAg GCATGTCCTTGTACTACTCCCAGGTGCGAAAGGCTCTGGACAACATCCTGAGACACTTGGATAAGGAGGTGGGTCGCTGTATGATGCTCACCAGCGTCCAGATGCTCAACAAAGAACCAGAGGACATGATCAC TGGTGAAAGGAAGCCTAAAATCGACCTGTTCAGGACATGTGTGGCTGCCATTCCTCGTATCCTCCCTGATGCCATGTCCAAACCTGAGCTCATTGACCTTCTCTCACG ACTTACGGTGCACATGGACGATGAGCTTCGTCTTATTTCCCAAAACTCCCTGCAGAGCCTGTTACTTGATTTCTCTGACTGGAGAGAAGACGTCCTGTTTGGTTACACACATTTCCTTTTGCGCGAG GTCCAAGACACCCATCAGGGTCTGCAGGATGCATCTGTGAAGctccttctccagctgctcACACAGTGGAGGTTAGCTCTGCAGCTCCAGGGGAAGACACGAGGTGGAGTTGAG tCTAGCCCCAGACTGCCAGAGCGAAGCCCTCATTGCTCAGTGCTCCATGCGGTTGAGGGCCTggctctgctgctcctctgctcgTGTCAGATAAGCACGAGGAAGCTGGCAGTCGGTGTGTTAAGAGAAATACGCTGCCTCTTCACAGCTCTGGGACATGCTGAG GACGATGACAAACCCATGATAGAGGTCATGGATCAGCTGAGCCCAGCTGTAATGGACAGCTTTGTTCATGTAGCTGTCTCTGACTCG TCTACCTTGCCTCTCAGCCACCATGTTGACCTCCAGTGGCTGGTGGAGTGGACGGCTCGACTGGTGAGCAGTTCCTATGACGTGAAGAGCCCCAGCCATGTCTGGATCTTTGCCCAGTGTGTGAAGGACCCGTGGGTGCTCTGCCTGCACATTTTCTTGCGGCAGGAGCACCTGCCCAAACACTGCCCCATCGCCCTGGGATACGCCTGGCCCTACGCTTTCACACGGCTACAGCTGCTACTGCCACTGGTTGACCCCAA CAGTCCAGTGAATGCTAAGAAGACCAGCACGGCAGGCTCCAGTGACAATTACATCTCTCTGTGGCGTAACTACCTGATCCTGTGTCTAGGTGTGGCTAAGCCGAGCATCATGTCCCCCGGTCACCTCAGAGCTTCCACACCAGAGATCACTGCCACCACGCCCGACGGCAGCGTCAGCTATGACaacaag GTGATAGGCACTCCTTCAGTAGCCTGGCTTTTAAAACAGCTGGTCCCACTGATGAGAGCTGAGAGTTTGGAGATCACAGAGTCTCTGGTGCTGGGGTTTGGATGCACAAATGCTCTGGTCTTCAG GGAGCTAGTCGAagaactccatccactgatgaaggaAGCACTGGAACGTAGGCctgag AACAAGAAgcgcagagagaggagggatcTTCtcaggctgcagctgctgaggaTCTTTGAACTGTTGGCTAATGCAGGAGTGATCAGTGACAG CACCAATGGAGCACTGGAGCGTGACTCCCTGGCGCTGGGTGCCTTGTTCCTTGAATATGTGGATTTAACGCGGATGCTTCTGGAGGCTGAGAATGAGAAGGAGCTGGATGTGCTTAAAGACATCAGAGCCCATTTCAGCGGGATGGTAGCTAATCTCATCCAGTGTGTTCCAG TCCACCACAGGCGCTTTCTCTTCCCTCAACAGTCTCTGAGACACcatctcttcatcctcttcagcCAATGGGCTGGACCCTTCAGCGTCATGTTCACTCCCCTCGATCGTTACAGTGACCGTAACCACCAGATCACTCGTTACCAGTACTGTGCTCTCAAG GCCATGTCAGCAGTTCTATGTTGCGGTCCAGTATTTGACAATGTAGGTCTCTCAACTGACGGCTATCTCTACAAATGGCTTGACAACATCTTGGCCTGCCATGACATACGG GTGCACCGCCTGGGGTGTGAGGTGGTCATCCTGCTCTTAGAACTGAACCCAGACCAAATCAATCTGTTCAACTGGGCCGTGGACCGCTGCTTCACTGGATCTTACCAGCTGGCATCTGGCTGCTTCAAGGCCATCGCCACTGTCTGCGGTAACAG GAATTACCCATGTGACCTTGTGACCTTGCTCAATCTGGTGTTGTTCAAAGCCTCAGACACCAGCAGGGAAATATATGAAATCTCCATGCAGCTGATGCAG GTGCTGGAGTCTAAGCTGTGTGCGTACTCAAAGCGGATGGTGGAGCAGAAGCCTGGTAATATTTTGTATGGAACACACGGCCCCCTGCCACCCCTGTACAGCGTCAACCTGTCTCAACTCTCCATCCAGCTGGCCAGCATGTACCCAGAACTCACTCTGCCTCTTTTCTCAG AGGTGAGCCAGCGTTTCTCAACCACCCACCCCAACGGCAGACAGATCATGCTATCCTACCTGCTACCCTGGCTTAGTAACATTGAGCTAGTGGACACAGGGCTTCTACCCCCTGCCTCAAGCCCCTGTACACCAGAGGAAGAACCTCACGGTCAGGGGCAGGGCATGGGTCTGTCCCCCAGTCTGAGAGGTAACGGCTGGGGCTCCCTGCAGGCGACCTCACTGGTGCTCAACAACCTCATGTTCATGACTGCTAAG TACGGAGACGAGGTTCCTGGCCCAGAGATTGAGAATGCCTGGAACGCTCTGGTGTCCAACGAGAGGTGGAGCAACAACTTACGGATCACCCTGCAGTTCCTTATCAGCCTGTGTGGAGTCAGCAGTGATACCACACTGTTGCCTTAT ATCAAGAAGGTGGTGATCTACCTGTGTCGCAACAACACCATCCAGACTATGGAGGAGCTTCTGTTTGAGCTGCAGCAGACTGACCCAGTCAACCCTGTGGTCTTACACTGTGACAACCCTCCCTTCTATCGCTTTGCTGCCAGCAACAAAGCCTCCACCTCACAGACAG GCACCACCTCCAGCAGTAACACTGTGGTGGCTGGTCAGGAGAACCTGCCAGACACAGATGAGAACAAGCTGGTCAGAGAGAGTGAAGAGCG CAGGGCCAGGGCTCACAACAGACTGGAGTCTCGCTACAGCAACAGCTCCGGAGGCTCCTACGAGGATGAAAAGA CTGACCCACTCCCACCATATGCTGGTTGGCTACTGGGTGTTCTGGAGACCAACCATCCTCAGCCGTTACCGATGCCTGTTAACGGAGGCTGCTGGGCTCCTCTGGTTGACTACCTTCCAGAAACCATCACACCTAGAGGACCGCTGCATAg GTGTAACATTGCAGTGATCTTTATGACTGAAATGGTGGTGGACCACAGCGTGAGAGAAGACTGGGCTTTACACCTGCCCCTGCTACTACATGCCCTCTTCTTGG GTCTGGACCACTACAGACCAGAGGTCTATGAACACAGCAAACGtctccttctccacctcctcattGCCCTCTCTTGCAACAACAACTTCCAG GTAATAGCCTCAGTTCTGATGCTGACGAGAGAGATCAGTGACAACAAGACCCTCACCATTAAGtccagctaccacacagagtacCAGCAGTCAC TCTATAATCATGTTCCCTTAGATGCACCTGACTTCCTGCGAGAGTGGCAGACGTCTCCAGTGGTGGACTCcggcctcagctccacctccaacTCTTCCTCTGCCAGTTTGGGTGGCGGCAGCACTGCAGGCAGTGTTGGAAATTTGCCCCTTGTAACACCTGATGACCTGGAGGACCTTGAAGATACGCCCAATGAAACGGATGAGAAGACAAACAAACTCATTGAGTTCCTTTCCACCAG TGCCTGGAgtactgtgttgttgttgctcaGAGCGTTTGGGCCACTGTGGGTGCATGAGGACATCACACCAAAAAACCCCAACTCCAAGAGCACGGAGCAGCTCTCCAACTTCCTACGCCACGTCGTCTCTGTCTTCAAGGAGTCCAAGTCAG ACTTCCACCTGGAGCACCAGCTGAGTGATGTGGCTTTACAGACGGCTCTGTGTAGCTCCTCACGTCACTATGCTGGACGCTCTTTCCAGATCTTCAGAGCCCTCAAACAGCCAATCAACAACCACGCTGTATCTGACCTGGTCTCACGCCTCGTTGAGGTGGTGGGAGAACACGGAGACGAGGTGcag GGCTATGTGATGGAGGTGCTGTTGACGCTGGAGTCAGTGGTGGTGAATCTAGCAGAATGTCTAAAAAACAGCGACCTTATGGCAGCTCTAACCAG GACGTCCTCACCAGACTTTGTCACTAGTGACAAACTGATGAACAGAAAGAGCACAGGTCAGTTGAACTTCCCTGGCCCGGGATTTGTTGGTCTGTCGTCACAACGCCACCAGCGCTCCTACTCGGTCCCTAAGAAGTTTGGCGAGTGTGGCCACCAGTCAAGTGATCCTCCTCGCAGTGCAACTCTGGATCGCATACag GCGTGCAACAGTCATGGCCTCGCCCGAACTGGAAGAACCCCTGGGTCCTGCACGTCGTCAACCAATCGTATTGATCCCAGTGTTCTATCGGATCCTGCCCATGTTTCCCATCCTTCATCAATACTGGCCACAGTCTTCTGGGTGGCAGTGTCACTCATGGAGTCAGACTTTGAGTTTGAATATCAGATGTCACTTCGCCTCGTTCACAAGTTGCTGTCAAAG GTGCCCTTAGACAGAGCAGAGAACCGCGAACGCCTAGAGAAGCTGCAGGCTCAGCTGAGGTGGAGCGGGTTCTCTGGGATTCAGCAGCTTTTGTTGAAGGGTTTTACCTCCCAGGCCACTTCTGACCTCACCTTGCAGCTCTTCTGCCAGCTCACACCAGTCTCCCGTGTGCCTGTTGTTGATAGCTCACAGTCTATAG GTTTCCCTCTGAATGTGCTGTGTCTGCTGCCTCATCTGGTGCAGCACTTTGGCCACCCAACTCAGTTTTGTAAGGAGAGTGCTGAGAGGATTGCACAG GTGTGTTTGGAGGAGAAGCACACAAAGCTGTCCCATTTGGCTCACGTGATGACTCTCTATAAGACACGTTCTTACACACGGGACCCTTTCTCCTGGGTCAGTGTGGTTTGCCGCTACCTCCATGAGGCTTTTTCCGACATCACACTCAACATGGTCACCTATATGGCTGAG CTGCTGGATAAGGGCCTTCCCAGTATGCAGCAGTCTCTCCTCCAGATCATCTACTGTCTGCTCAGCCACATGGACCTGACCGCTGTACAAGTCAAACAGTTCAACGCTGATGTCACAAAGACCATTGAGAAGTTTGTCCAG ACAGTACACTGGAAGGATGCCTTAAACATCTTGAAACTGGTGGTATCACGCTCTGCCAGCCTAGTTCATCCGGTGTACGGCCACACGCAGGGTGACCTGTCCAACCTAGAGGTCAGCAGGGTGTGGGACGGTTCAGCCAAGGCTCTGCCTGGAAAAACACTGGACTTCACCTTTGACATCTCTGAG ACTCCAGTGATTGGGCGTCGGTTCGACGAGCTCCAGGGTTCAGGGGGAAGAGAGGGGAAGGCCAGAGCCATGGCTGTAACACGCAGTActtcctccacttcctctgGATCCAACTCCAACACCATCTTGGTGCCCGTTAGCTGGAGGCGACCACAATCCTCTCAG AAAAGAACCAGAGAGAAGCTGGTGAACGTTTTATCTCTTTGTGGACAAGAAGTTGGACTCACCAAGAACCCATCT GTGATCTTCTCATCGTGTGGCGACTTGGACATGATGGAGGTGCGGGAGAGTGGTGTGTCATCAGAGGAGGGCGGAACCAGAGAGGACACGCTAGACGACACCGCCAGCGAGCAGCAGTTCAGGGTTTTCCGAGACTTTGACTTCTTGGATGTGGAGCTGGAGGACGGAGAG GAGCTCCAG GGCGAGACCGTCGATAACTTTAATTGGGGTGTTCGTCGGCGATCTCTGGACAGCACAGAGTTGGGCGACCTGTTGGAGGAGAGCCAGCACTCAGGCAGCACCCCCAGTCTGGGTCACGAGGACCCCCATGATTCAGACGAGTcgtcagaggaagaggagtcttCAACTAGCCAGagcctctctcactctcagctT ACTAACCCTTCTCCATCAGAGGAAACCAATCACACTGATTCTCTATCTACATCTTACGACACATCTGCCGACCCACAATCCTTCAATGCCACCACACCGGGCCAGGGAGCACTCCATGATGATCACAGTGGCCTGCAT GGGAGGCTGTGTGGAGATGATGAGGACACTCAGGCCCAGGATGACGACCTGTCGCTGAGCGTCAACGAGCTCCCTCACGGCTCAGACTGCGGCGAGAGCTTCACCCTGGAGTTGCCGGGGCAACCTCAGGATCAGCTGTGCAATCTGGACCACAGCCTCAACCCAGACTACTGCCAACCACCGCTGGACTTTCTAGACCCCAACTGTCTGCCCAG CTTACGCGATGATGTAGATGACTTGGAAGACCTTGGttttcctcctcccccctctccattTTTCTCCGCCATCTTGGCAGCCTTCCAACCCACAGTGTGTGACGATGCTGAGGAGGCATGGCGCTGTCATATCAACCAGCTTGTGACCGACTCAGATGGGTCCTGTGCCGTCCACACTTTTCAAgtcttctcatctctctttaAG AACATCCAGGGTAAATTCTGCCTCCTGACAACTGATGTCGCCACTTACCTCGGAGAGGGCTTAAGGGGCATCGGATCAAAGTTCCTCAGGTCCTCACAGATGCTAACCACATGCTCAGATTGTCCCACAATCTACATCGATGCTGACACG ATCATGTCCTATGGTCTCCTTGAAAAGATGAAGTTCAGTGCGCTGGAGCTGCAGGAGTACCTGGATACCTACAACACCAGAGAGGATGCTGCTGTCTCG TGGCTGAGGAACTGTAAGGACACATTTCCCAGGTGCCCCGGCGACAGCGTGGTTACCTGCCAGCCAGGAGACTCGGAGGAGAAG CAAATGGAGTCTCTTGCA CAACTGGAGCTTTGTCAGAGGCTCTACAAGCTGCACTTCCAGCTTCTCCTACTCTTCCAGTCCTATTGCTCGCTCATTGGTCAAGTTCACGCCATCAGCTCTGTGCCTGAG CTGCTGAACATGTCTCGAGAGCTCACTGATCTGAAGACCAGCCTGCAGGCAGCAGAGGCGGCTGTAGCCAGCGACCTGGAACACAAACACTTGGCCCACACTCACGCACATGCCACCCAGGTGGCAGCCATGGTTGTGCCCAGCTTCCCCACCTCGGAGGCAGCTGTGCAGGCCATACTGGAGTGCCTTAAGAACCACGAGTTCACCAAAGCTGTGCGCTACATCCAGGAGTGCAG GAGGCAGTGGCCCAGCGGAGTGTTCGGTGGCAGCTCAGAGAGCGAGGTCCAGACACTGCTCAATGTCTACTTTCGCCACCAGACGCTGGGTCAGACGGGCACCATTGCCCTGCTCGGTTCCCGCCAGGACCTCAGCCTGATCTGCTCCAAGCTGCTCGAGCTCAACGGGGAGATCCGCGACATGATCCGCCGCGCCCAGGGTTACCGGGTCGTCACAACCTACCTCCCCGACTCCAGCGCCTCCGGGACAAGTCTCTGA